From Bacteroidales bacterium, a single genomic window includes:
- a CDS encoding patatin-like phospholipase family protein gives MRLTTTVKNATLVLSGGGARGFAHIGAIEEIESRGYVIKSIAGTSMDALVGGVYAVGKMNEYKEWVYNLHKQDILKMLDFSFSNQGLIKGDKVLKKMKAFIPDANIEELKIKYTATAFDLAQHKEIVFSEGSLYNAIRASIAIPTVFTPVVSGDSVLVDGGVVNNIPINNAIRTANDIVIAVYVNADVPAHQMNISDKSKKHDLYIQKINEFKKSLFKLDPMDQKKKFHYFDLINDTIAAVTNHLATTILKNTPPDI, from the coding sequence ATTCGACTGACAACAACGGTAAAGAATGCTACACTTGTATTATCAGGAGGAGGGGCAAGAGGATTTGCCCATATCGGGGCGATAGAGGAAATTGAAAGCCGCGGATATGTTATAAAATCAATTGCCGGCACATCAATGGATGCGCTGGTAGGAGGAGTGTACGCAGTTGGAAAAATGAACGAGTATAAAGAGTGGGTTTACAACCTGCACAAGCAGGACATCCTTAAAATGCTGGATTTCTCTTTCAGTAACCAGGGGCTGATTAAGGGCGATAAGGTGTTGAAAAAAATGAAAGCATTTATTCCGGATGCAAATATTGAAGAACTGAAAATAAAATATACTGCTACCGCCTTTGATCTGGCTCAACATAAAGAAATTGTGTTTAGTGAGGGAAGTCTGTACAATGCAATAAGAGCATCCATTGCTATTCCCACGGTATTCACCCCGGTAGTCAGCGGTGATTCAGTGCTTGTGGATGGCGGCGTTGTAAACAACATCCCGATAAATAATGCAATCAGAACAGCAAATGACATTGTGATCGCCGTATATGTAAATGCAGATGTTCCGGCGCATCAGATGAATATATCAGATAAAAGCAAGAAACATGACCTATACATTCAGAAAATCAATGAGTTTAAGAAGAGTCTGTTTAAGTTAGATCCTATGGATCAAAAAAAGAAGTTTCATTACTTTGATCTGATAAACGACACCATAGCAGCCGTAACGAATCATCTGGCAACAACAATCCTAAAAAATACGCCGCCAGATATTTAA
- a CDS encoding rhomboid family intramembrane serine protease — protein MQAHSSQSSAIEKRLILQSLVWPAAFVAVLWLIKAIELLTDTSFSEYGMHPRSVKGLFGIFTYPFLHKDIGHLSANSLPMLVLGTALFYYYVKQGRIIFLQMLIISGLWLWILGEPGSIHIGASGLVYGLAAFHITAGMIKRNKRLMAFALLVLFLYGSLVWGVFPDFFPHKNISWEGHLTGLVAGIILAWYHRDKGPQRDRYQWEWDELEEDDEDETETGNEYYKSDSTYGGTNRTES, from the coding sequence ATGCAAGCCCACTCAAGCCAAAGTTCTGCCATTGAAAAGCGTTTGATTCTGCAAAGCCTTGTTTGGCCGGCAGCTTTTGTTGCCGTGCTATGGCTGATCAAAGCCATTGAGCTTCTGACTGATACAAGCTTTTCGGAATACGGAATGCATCCACGCTCTGTAAAAGGGCTCTTCGGCATCTTCACCTACCCTTTTCTGCACAAAGACATCGGCCATCTGAGCGCTAATTCCTTGCCCATGTTGGTACTCGGCACCGCTCTTTTTTATTATTACGTAAAACAAGGGCGCATTATCTTTCTGCAAATGCTTATTATCTCGGGTCTGTGGTTGTGGATTCTTGGTGAACCTGGCAGCATACATATTGGCGCCAGCGGTTTGGTGTATGGGTTGGCTGCTTTCCATATTACCGCAGGCATGATCAAGCGCAATAAGCGATTAATGGCTTTCGCATTGTTGGTGCTGTTTCTTTACGGAAGTCTGGTATGGGGTGTCTTCCCCGATTTCTTCCCACATAAAAATATCTCCTGGGAAGGCCACCTTACCGGACTGGTTGCCGGTATAATCCTTGCCTGGTACCACCGCGACAAAGGACCTCAACGCGATCGTTACCAATGGGAATGGGATGAGCTGGAAGAAGATGATGAGGATGAAACTGAAACCGGCAATGAATACTACAAATCGGACAGTACTTACGGTGGAACCAATAGAACCGAATCATAA